The following are encoded together in the Myxocyprinus asiaticus isolate MX2 ecotype Aquarium Trade chromosome 7, UBuf_Myxa_2, whole genome shotgun sequence genome:
- the LOC127444214 gene encoding ras-related protein Rab-1A-like — translation MNPEYDYLFKLLLIGDSGVGKSCLLLRFADDTYTESYISTIGVDFKIRTIELDGKTIKLQIWDTAGQERFRTITSSYYRGAHGIIVVYDVTDQESFNNVKQWLQEIDRYASENVNKLLVGNKCDLTTKKVVDYTMAKEFADPLGIPFLETSAKSSSNVEQAFMTMAAEIKKRMGPGATAGGQEKSNVKIQSTPVKTSSGGCC, via the exons ATGAACCCTGAATA tGACTACCTGTTTAAACTTCTGCTGATTGGAGACTCGGGTGTTGGAAAGTCCTGCCTTCTGCTGCGTTTCGCA GACGACACGTACACAGAGAGCTACATCAGCACCATCGGAGTGGACTTCAAAATCAGGACGATAGAACTAGACGGAAAGACCATCAAACTACAGATC TGGGACACAGCCGGCCAGGAGCGATTCCGCACCATCACGTCCAGCTACTACAGAGGAGCCCACGGGATCATCGTTGTTTATGATGTCACAGATCAG gAGTCCTTTAATAACGTCAAACAGTGGCTACAGGAGATCGATCGCTACGCTAGTGAAAATGTCAACAAACTCCTGGTTGGGAACAAGTGTGATCTGACCACGAAGAAAGTTGTGGATTACACAATGGCAAAG GAGTTCGCAGACCCTTTAGGCATCCCGTTCCTGGAGACGAGTGCGAAAAGCTCCTCTAATGTAGAACAGGCCTTCATGACCATGGCGGCTGAGATCAAGAAGAGAATGGGCCCCGGGGCCACTGCAGGAGGACAGGAGAAATCCAACGTCAAGATTCAGAGCACGCCGGTCAAGACGTCCTCCGGAGGGTGCTGCTGA
- the LOC127444220 gene encoding myoglobin: MADHDLVLKCWGAVEGDFTGHGGEVLTRLFKEHPETQKLFPKFVGIAPGDVAGNPAISAHGATVLKKLGELLKARGDHAALLKPLANTHANTHKIALNNFRLITEVLVKVMAEKAGLDSAGQAALRRVMDVIISDIDGYYKEIGFAG; encoded by the exons ATGGCCGATCATGACCTGGTTCTGAAATGTTGGGGTGCAGTTGAAGGCGACTTCACCGGTCACGGAGGAGAAGTTCTCACCCG TTTATTTAAGGAGCACCCAGAAACTCAAAAGCTGTTTCCGAAGTTTGTGGGCATCGCGCCTGGTGATGTGGCGGGAAATCCAGCGATATCGGCTCATGGTGCGACCGTCCTGAAGAAGCTAGGTGAGCTGCTGAAGGCCAGAGGTGATCACGCCGCGCTCCTCAAACCGCTGGCCAACACCCACGCCAACACGCACAAGATCGCCCTCAACAACTTCAGG CTGATCACCGAAGTCCTAGTGAAGGTGATGGCGGAGAAGGCGGGGCTTGACAGTGCTGGTCAGGCCGCTTTGAGAAGAGTGATGGATGTCATCATCAGCGATATCGACGGATACTACAAAGAAATCGGATTTGCTGGATAA
- the LOC127444213 gene encoding uncharacterized protein LOC127444213, translating to MTERQRREDEDSNIIYSKRLRSERPPIDFNVSSELNRKLLDGETWKIQRKDFKKPSVQLASANIDILDTVNIIDTYDRPKNTKKEGRYAGSRRYVDGFEDKPGKRLPKFGAQAEAGVGRARAELSVLEAEAKGPNAMAGVEGSVLGIGAMARAEIGSTSAKAGPLGVKLGLGVDTGASFGVRGLEAKFLGTGISVGPKTSVSLLGSEVTCSVM from the exons ATGACTGAAAGACAAAGACGTGAAG ATGAAGATTCTAATATAATTTACTCCAAGAGGCTACGGAGTGAACGACCCCCCATTGATTTCAATGTTTCAAGTGAGTTAAATCGGAAGTTATTGGATGGAGAAACATGGAAAATCCAAAGGAAAGATTTCAAAAAACCAAGTGTGCAACTTGCATCAGCTAACATTGACATACTTGATACCGTAAACATAATTGACACGTATGACAGACCGAAAAACACCAAAAAAGAAGGCCGCTATGCTGGATCTAGAAGATATGTAGATGGTTTTGAAGACAAACCAGGAAAGAGACTTCCCAAATTTGGAGCTCAAGCAGAAGCAGGAGTAGGTCGTGCCCGAGCTGAACTCAGTGTGTTAGAGGCAGAAGCCAAGGGTCCCAACGCCATGGCTGGTGTTGAAGGAAGTGTGCTTGGAATTGGAGCGATGGCTCGGGCTGAGATTGGCAGCACATCAGCCAAAGCTGGCCCACTTGGTGTTAAGCTGGGTCTTGGAGTCGACACTGGTGCATCTTTTGGTGTGCGTGGGTTGGAGGCAAAATTCCTAGGAACTGGAATCTCAGTTGGTCCAAAAACCAGTGTATCTCTTTTGGGTTCAGAAGTTACATGTTCAGTCATGTAG